A single Clostridium sp. AN503 DNA region contains:
- the ftsH gene encoding ATP-dependent zinc metalloprotease FtsH — MLIMACVWLVMPQRNQDQLTNQQFMQVLEDGNIQELVIQQNEQTPTGEVRMALSDGSVYVVYVSDVKETQELLDSKGVDYVLKNVPQNNYWLGMILPVVLSVGAVMVIIFMMNMRAGAGGGTNAKMMNFGKSRARMTHNSNITFKNVAGLQEEKEDLEEMVDFLRNPQKYTSVGARIPKGVILVGPPGTGKTLLAKAVAGEAGVPFFSISGSDFVEMFVGVGASRVRDLFEDAKKNAPCIVFIDEIDAVARRRGTGMGGGHDEREQTLNQLLVEMDGFGVNEGIIVMAATNRVDILDPAILRPGRFDRKVAVGRPDVRGREEILQVHSKEKPLAEDVDLMRVAKTTSGFTGADLENLMNESAILAAKENRSFIRQEDIDRAFVKVGIGAEKKSRIISEKEKRITAYHEAGHAILFHVLPDVGPVHTVSIIPTGMGAAGYTMPLPGDDEMFNTRGRMLQDIMVSLGGRIAEEIIFEDVTTGASQDIKHATKIARSMVTKYGMSDKVGMIDYGSDDDEVFIGRDLAHTRSYGEGVASTIDGEVKRIIDESYQKAKAIILDHRSILDRCSEMLMEKEKIGQEEFESLFAV; from the coding sequence ATGCTGATCATGGCCTGCGTGTGGCTGGTCATGCCGCAGAGAAACCAGGATCAGCTCACCAACCAGCAGTTCATGCAGGTGTTGGAGGACGGGAACATCCAGGAGCTGGTGATCCAGCAGAATGAGCAGACCCCCACCGGAGAGGTAAGGATGGCGCTGTCCGATGGAAGTGTTTATGTAGTGTATGTTTCCGATGTAAAGGAGACTCAGGAGCTTTTAGATTCCAAAGGCGTTGATTATGTTCTGAAGAATGTCCCACAGAACAACTACTGGCTGGGTATGATCCTTCCGGTGGTCCTTTCCGTGGGCGCTGTGATGGTGATCATCTTTATGATGAACATGCGCGCAGGAGCAGGCGGCGGGACCAATGCCAAGATGATGAATTTCGGCAAGAGCCGCGCCCGCATGACCCACAACAGCAATATCACATTTAAAAATGTCGCAGGCCTTCAGGAAGAAAAAGAGGATCTGGAGGAGATGGTGGATTTCCTGCGCAACCCGCAGAAATACACCAGTGTCGGCGCCAGGATCCCCAAGGGCGTTATTCTGGTGGGACCTCCAGGGACCGGTAAGACCCTGCTTGCTAAGGCAGTGGCCGGAGAGGCTGGAGTGCCGTTTTTCAGCATATCCGGTTCGGACTTTGTGGAGATGTTCGTCGGCGTGGGCGCATCCCGTGTCCGCGACCTGTTTGAGGACGCCAAGAAGAATGCCCCCTGTATCGTGTTCATAGATGAGATTGATGCGGTGGCGCGCCGGAGAGGTACCGGCATGGGCGGCGGCCATGACGAGCGGGAGCAGACCTTAAACCAGCTTCTGGTGGAGATGGACGGCTTCGGCGTCAATGAGGGTATCATCGTGATGGCGGCGACCAACCGCGTGGATATCCTGGATCCGGCTATCCTGCGTCCGGGCCGTTTCGACCGTAAGGTAGCGGTGGGAAGGCCGGATGTGAGAGGCAGGGAGGAGATCCTGCAGGTGCATTCCAAGGAAAAACCTCTGGCGGAGGATGTAGATCTGATGCGCGTGGCGAAGACCACCTCCGGGTTTACCGGGGCGGACCTTGAGAACCTGATGAATGAGTCGGCGATCCTGGCAGCAAAGGAGAACCGCAGTTTTATCCGCCAGGAGGATATTGACCGCGCCTTTGTAAAGGTGGGGATCGGTGCGGAGAAAAAGAGCCGCATCATTTCTGAAAAAGAAAAACGGATCACGGCCTATCACGAGGCTGGCCATGCGATCCTCTTCCATGTGCTCCCGGATGTGGGGCCTGTGCACACAGTCTCCATCATTCCGACCGGTATGGGGGCGGCGGGCTATACCATGCCTCTGCCGGGAGATGACGAGATGTTCAACACCAGGGGAAGGATGCTTCAGGATATCATGGTATCGTTAGGCGGCAGGATCGCGGAGGAGATCATCTTCGAGGATGTGACTACGGGAGCCTCCCAGGATATCAAACATGCCACCAAGATTGCCCGTTCCATGGTGACCAAGTACGGCATGTCCGACAAGGTGGGTATGATCGATTACGGCAGCGACGACGATGAGGTCTTTATCGGGCGTGACCTGGCGCATACCAGGAGCTATGGCGAAGGTGTGGCCTCCACGATCGACGGCGAGGTAAAACGCATCATCGATGAGAGCTATCAGAAGGCCAAAGCCATCATCCTGGATCACCGTTCCATTCTGGACCGCTGCAGTGAAATGCTGATGGAGAAAGAAAAGATCGGCCAGGAGGAGTTTGAAAGCCTCTTCGCAGTTTGA
- the hpt gene encoding hypoxanthine phosphoribosyltransferase → MEDKIRVLLSEEEVNRRISEVAAQVSRDYEGRCVHLICVLKGGVFFTCELAKRLTVPVSMDFMSVSSYGDDTKSSGVVRIVKDLDESLAGKDVLIVEDIIDSGRTLAYLIEVLKQRGPASIHLCTLLDKPERRVKKQVKVDYTCFEIPDEFVVGYGLDYAQKYRNLPYIGVVEIEQQGGN, encoded by the coding sequence ATGGAAGATAAGATTCGTGTTTTGCTTTCAGAAGAAGAAGTGAACAGGCGGATCAGCGAGGTTGCAGCGCAGGTCAGCAGAGATTATGAGGGGCGCTGTGTCCATCTGATCTGTGTGTTAAAGGGCGGAGTGTTCTTTACCTGTGAGCTGGCAAAAAGGCTGACCGTGCCGGTGAGCATGGACTTTATGTCTGTGTCCAGCTATGGCGACGATACCAAGTCCAGCGGTGTGGTGCGTATTGTAAAGGACCTTGACGAGTCACTGGCAGGCAAGGATGTGCTGATCGTGGAGGATATCATCGATTCCGGCCGTACCCTGGCTTATCTGATCGAAGTCTTAAAGCAGCGGGGGCCCGCCAGCATCCATCTGTGCACCCTGCTTGACAAGCCGGAACGCCGGGTGAAAAAGCAGGTTAAGGTAGATTATACCTGTTTCGAGATACCGGACGAATTCGTTGTGGGATACGGTCTGGACTATGCGCAGAAATACCGCAATTTACCGTATATCGGAGTAGTAGAGATAGAGCAGCAAGGAGGCAATTAA
- the tilS gene encoding tRNA lysidine(34) synthetase TilS, giving the protein MLEQVRKFVDEYGMLEPGDRVIAAVSGGADSVCLLSVLARIAPELPVSLRVVHVHHGLRGAEADRDEAYVRELCGRLQLPFTSVHRNVAAYAAEKGLSTEEAGRILRYEALEEAAEAWDAEVGTGSESAEPGVSPEPERRAACVPRAAQKAKIAIAHHQEDQAETILHNLLRGSGLKGLSGIRPVQGRKIRPLLCVGRREILDYLSMEKIGWCEDSTNASGDYTRNRIRGQLLPMMTELVNVRAVENILRAGTVFAQADRYIEKQAARVWDEAGAKTAAVSAQIPRDVFCRQEEIIRTYLVRRMFDEVAPGWKNITHRHFKQISELAFKQVGSRLDLPCGMEAEVGYDALLIRRKQAAQRRGTGRQKIPGSPPQNVAIDPEIMKMSIFSREKGMEIPKNQYTKWFDYDKIKGTLSVRSRQEGDYLVLPGGGKKTVARYMIDEKIPRQQRGEIPVLAEGSHVLWVAGYRISEYYKITDNTETVLQVTYDGGENHGR; this is encoded by the coding sequence ATGCTGGAGCAGGTGCGGAAGTTTGTGGATGAATATGGTATGCTGGAGCCGGGGGACCGGGTGATCGCAGCAGTATCAGGAGGGGCGGATTCGGTCTGCCTTCTGTCTGTGCTGGCGCGGATCGCGCCGGAGCTGCCGGTTTCTCTGCGTGTGGTCCATGTGCATCACGGGCTTAGAGGGGCGGAGGCGGATCGTGACGAGGCGTATGTGCGGGAGCTTTGCGGCAGGCTTCAGCTGCCTTTTACTTCAGTACACAGGAATGTGGCTGCATATGCCGCCGAGAAGGGGCTCTCCACAGAAGAGGCCGGGAGGATTCTGCGGTATGAGGCCCTGGAGGAAGCAGCAGAAGCGTGGGACGCAGAGGTGGGAACCGGATCGGAGTCCGCAGAGCCGGGGGTGTCGCCGGAGCCGGAAAGGCGCGCGGCGTGTGTCCCGAGGGCGGCGCAGAAGGCGAAGATTGCCATTGCCCATCATCAGGAGGATCAGGCGGAGACCATTCTGCATAACCTGCTCCGGGGGAGCGGGCTTAAGGGGCTTTCCGGTATCCGGCCGGTGCAGGGAAGAAAGATACGGCCTCTTTTGTGTGTGGGGCGCCGGGAGATCCTGGATTATCTGAGCATGGAAAAGATAGGCTGGTGCGAGGATTCCACCAATGCTTCCGGGGATTATACCCGCAACCGGATCCGCGGGCAGCTCCTTCCAATGATGACGGAGCTGGTCAATGTGCGGGCGGTTGAAAATATCCTGCGGGCAGGTACGGTTTTTGCCCAGGCGGACCGCTATATAGAAAAACAGGCGGCGCGGGTGTGGGATGAGGCAGGTGCGAAAACGGCGGCGGTTTCCGCGCAGATCCCCCGGGATGTCTTTTGCCGGCAGGAGGAGATCATCCGGACATACCTGGTCCGCCGGATGTTTGACGAGGTGGCTCCCGGCTGGAAGAATATCACGCACCGCCATTTCAAACAGATATCGGAGCTGGCGTTTAAGCAGGTGGGCAGCAGGCTCGACCTGCCCTGCGGCATGGAGGCGGAGGTTGGATACGATGCTTTGCTGATCCGGCGGAAGCAGGCGGCGCAGCGGCGGGGAACCGGCCGACAAAAGATTCCGGGTTCACCGCCCCAAAACGTCGCAATCGATCCGGAAATCATGAAAATGAGCATATTTTCGCGGGAAAAAGGGATGGAAATTCCCAAAAACCAGTATACGAAATGGTTTGATTATGATAAAATTAAGGGTACGCTGTCTGTAAGAAGCCGGCAGGAAGGGGATTATCTGGTCCTTCCGGGCGGAGGCAAAAAGACTGTGGCCCGGTACATGATTGACGAGAAGATCCCGAGGCAGCAGCGGGGGGAGATTCCCGTGCTGGCGGAAGGTTCTCATGTACTTTGGGTGGCGGGATACCGGATCAGCGAATATTATAAGATTACGGACAATACAGAAACGGTATTGCAGGTAACATATGACGGAGGAGAAAATCATGGAAGATAA
- a CDS encoding SpoIIE family protein phosphatase → MLRRVKRRDMADVNVYTAGRLSEMARSLGLLAKACMDNMDEEKGLTKDDALAAMQMSAAMVCGECSRCNLYSDSQKEDSYYLYYLLRAFEQKGHVEYEDMPRLFLETCRRKEDYMAQLNRNLGRATMNLEWKNRFLESRDTVMVQFRELAVILEEFAHQMEQATDITAQKEEAVRRVFRLHHMVVENMLLLEYENKQREAYLTVRTTGGKCLTSKDAAELFGQAVGSGSWYAPPDTRALVTRQPAVIRFSEAGDYRMMYGVARLSKDGEGVSGDNYTFSDSLPGQVVMNLSDGMGSGEGAAKESRKVVELTEQLLETGFSARAALKMVNTILMLTGVEQHPATLDLCCVDLHTGVLEAMKMGAVATFILSGGTVEVLEAGEVPAGVLSSVEPVLLSRKLWDGDRIVMVTDGVLDACPGEDKELSLKEYIEGMTVKSPQDMAERILRFACQESGAVRDDMTVLTGGIWRR, encoded by the coding sequence GTGTTGAGACGAGTGAAGCGCCGGGATATGGCGGATGTGAATGTATATACGGCAGGCAGATTGAGTGAGATGGCCCGGTCGCTGGGGCTGCTGGCAAAAGCCTGCATGGACAATATGGATGAAGAAAAAGGGCTGACGAAGGACGATGCACTGGCGGCGATGCAGATGTCCGCTGCCATGGTGTGCGGGGAGTGCAGCAGGTGCAATCTTTACAGCGACAGCCAGAAGGAAGATAGTTATTACCTGTATTATCTGCTGAGAGCGTTTGAACAGAAGGGGCATGTGGAATATGAGGACATGCCCCGGCTGTTTCTGGAGACCTGCAGGCGGAAGGAAGACTATATGGCGCAGCTCAACCGCAATCTGGGACGGGCCACCATGAACCTGGAGTGGAAGAACCGCTTCCTGGAGAGCCGGGATACGGTCATGGTGCAGTTCCGGGAGCTGGCGGTGATCCTGGAGGAATTTGCCCATCAGATGGAGCAGGCCACAGATATTACAGCCCAGAAAGAGGAGGCTGTGCGGAGGGTGTTCCGTCTTCACCATATGGTGGTGGAGAATATGCTGCTTCTGGAGTATGAGAATAAGCAGCGGGAGGCATATCTGACCGTGCGGACTACGGGAGGCAAATGTCTCACATCCAAAGATGCGGCGGAGCTTTTTGGACAGGCTGTGGGCAGCGGCAGCTGGTATGCTCCGCCGGATACCCGTGCGCTGGTCACGCGGCAGCCTGCGGTCATCCGTTTTAGTGAGGCGGGGGATTACCGGATGATGTATGGCGTAGCAAGGCTTTCCAAGGACGGGGAGGGCGTTTCCGGCGACAACTACACCTTTTCAGACAGCCTGCCGGGACAGGTGGTCATGAATCTGTCTGACGGCATGGGAAGCGGTGAAGGCGCGGCAAAGGAGAGCCGGAAGGTGGTAGAGCTGACAGAGCAGCTTCTGGAGACTGGATTTTCCGCCAGGGCAGCCCTTAAGATGGTCAATACGATCCTGATGCTGACTGGTGTAGAGCAGCATCCGGCGACGCTGGATCTGTGCTGCGTAGACCTGCATACGGGCGTGCTGGAGGCCATGAAAATGGGAGCGGTCGCCACATTTATCCTGAGCGGCGGAACCGTCGAGGTCCTGGAAGCAGGGGAGGTCCCTGCCGGGGTCTTAAGTTCCGTGGAGCCGGTGCTGCTGTCCAGAAAGCTTTGGGACGGGGACCGGATCGTCATGGTGACAGATGGTGTGCTGGACGCCTGTCCTGGAGAGGACAAGGAGCTGAGCTTAAAGGAATACATAGAAGGGATGACCGTGAAAAGTCCTCAGGATATGGCAGAACGTATCCTGCGTTTTGCCTGTCAGGAAAGCGGAGCAGTGCGGGATGATATGACGGTACTGACTGGGGGGATATGGAGAAGGTGA
- a CDS encoding septum formation initiator family protein: MKVRGKTRRKKKDRWGNRLAIIGITLVVGSLAVVVNLKSTSMRKKDLEYQAKEEALAKQVEQEKARANELEEYRVYVQTKQYIEEVAKQKLGLVKPDEILLKPAPKN, translated from the coding sequence ATGAAAGTACGCGGAAAGACACGAAGAAAGAAAAAGGACCGCTGGGGCAACCGGCTTGCCATCATCGGGATTACCCTGGTCGTGGGAAGCCTTGCAGTTGTGGTCAATTTAAAGAGTACCTCCATGAGAAAGAAGGATCTGGAGTACCAGGCGAAGGAAGAGGCCCTGGCCAAGCAGGTGGAGCAGGAAAAAGCGCGTGCCAATGAACTGGAAGAGTATCGGGTCTACGTTCAGACCAAGCAATATATTGAAGAAGTGGCAAAGCAGAAGCTGGGACTGGTGAAGCCGGACGAGATTCTGCTTAAACCGGCGCCGAAGAATTAA
- the yabQ gene encoding spore cortex biosynthesis protein YabQ, with product MSPNIQVEARLLVMSVAAGAGLMAVYDVLRVFRLLVRHGWLWIGVEDFLYWIFSGFATFYLLYRENDGALRLYVIGSVLLAMIVYDRVLSANFLKLLKKAGRCFRIKATK from the coding sequence GTGAGTCCTAATATTCAGGTCGAGGCTCGGTTGCTGGTGATGAGCGTTGCTGCGGGAGCGGGGTTGATGGCGGTTTATGATGTGCTGCGGGTGTTTCGGTTGCTGGTGCGTCATGGGTGGCTGTGGATTGGGGTGGAGGACTTTTTGTATTGGATATTTTCGGGGTTCGCTACGTTTTACCTTTTGTACCGGGAGAATGACGGGGCGCTGAGGCTGTATGTGATCGGGAGTGTGCTGCTGGCTATGATCGTGTATGACCGGGTGCTCAGCGCAAATTTTTTAAAACTATTGAAAAAGGCTGGAAGATGCTTTAGAATAAAAGCAACAAAGTAA
- the yabP gene encoding sporulation protein YabP, giving the protein MEEKTGIRPHSCLMQNRSAVSLTGVREVVSFDEGQVVMDTDMGLLTLKGKELHVSRLTVEKGEVDVEGSLDSLTYSSNEAYRKAGQSVFSRLFK; this is encoded by the coding sequence ATGGAAGAAAAAACAGGAATCCGCCCCCACTCATGCCTGATGCAGAACCGTTCTGCAGTCAGCCTGACCGGGGTGCGCGAGGTGGTGTCTTTTGATGAGGGGCAGGTGGTCATGGACACGGATATGGGGCTTTTGACCCTCAAGGGAAAAGAACTGCACGTGAGCCGTCTGACGGTGGAAAAGGGGGAAGTGGATGTGGAGGGGAGTTTGGACAGCCTGACTTATTCTTCCAATGAGGCTTACAGGAAGGCGGGGCAGTCGGTGTTTAGTCGGCTCTTTAAATAA
- a CDS encoding RNA-binding S4 domain-containing protein, giving the protein MRLDKYLKVSRLIKRRTVANEACDAGRVLVNDRPAKASVNVKAGDIIEIQFGTSSVKVEVLDVQETVKKDDAKELYRYL; this is encoded by the coding sequence ATGAGATTAGATAAGTATTTAAAGGTATCCCGTCTGATCAAGCGCAGGACCGTAGCCAATGAAGCCTGCGACGCAGGGCGTGTGCTGGTTAATGACCGTCCCGCCAAGGCATCGGTCAACGTAAAGGCGGGGGATATCATAGAGATCCAGTTCGGGACAAGCTCCGTCAAGGTGGAGGTCTTAGACGTCCAGGAGACAGTCAAAAAGGACGACGCCAAAGAGCTGTACCGCTATCTCTGA
- a CDS encoding HU family DNA-binding protein, with protein MNKTELVAAVAEQAGLSKKDAEAAVKAFTDVVSDALKKGDKIQLVGFGTFEVSERAAREGRNPKTGESMNIAACKTPKFKAGKALKDMVND; from the coding sequence ATGAACAAGACAGAATTAGTTGCAGCAGTTGCTGAGCAGGCAGGGCTGTCCAAGAAGGATGCAGAGGCAGCAGTAAAGGCATTTACGGATGTAGTATCCGATGCACTGAAGAAAGGCGACAAAATCCAGCTTGTTGGTTTTGGTACTTTTGAGGTATCTGAGAGAGCAGCAAGAGAGGGCAGAAACCCGAAGACCGGCGAGAGCATGAACATCGCAGCCTGCAAGACCCCGAAGTTCAAAGCTGGTAAAGCTCTGAAGGATATGGTAAACGACTAA
- a CDS encoding MazG family protein encodes MHSFEELKEVVAELRSEHGCPWDREQTFESLKPYLLEESGEVLQAIDNHDMENLCEELGDVLYQVMIHSRIAEELGYFTIHDVVDGVCEKMIRRHPHVFGDAVAETPEESLALWRAIKKQEKAKKP; translated from the coding sequence ATGCATTCATTTGAAGAACTGAAGGAAGTGGTGGCGGAGCTTCGCTCGGAGCATGGCTGCCCGTGGGACAGGGAGCAGACCTTTGAGAGTTTGAAACCATATCTTTTGGAGGAGAGCGGGGAGGTATTACAGGCTATCGACAACCACGACATGGAGAATCTTTGCGAGGAGCTGGGGGATGTGCTGTACCAGGTGATGATCCACAGCCGGATCGCAGAGGAGCTGGGATATTTTACCATCCATGATGTGGTGGACGGTGTATGTGAGAAAATGATCCGCAGACATCCCCATGTATTCGGGGATGCGGTGGCTGAAACACCCGAGGAAAGCCTTGCTTTATGGCGGGCCATTAAAAAGCAGGAAAAAGCCAAAAAACCTTGA